In Rubrivirga marina, the following are encoded in one genomic region:
- a CDS encoding DUF7379 domain-containing protein has translation MAPSPPRKRALLIGIDEYPNLSAFHQLEGCVNDVTAMAGLLRDRFGFADEDVTVLTNAAATRAGILAALDRLADAVEADDVVVVHYAGHGSQITDLDGDEPDGLDETIVPHDGVRQSGPNTDITDDEIHAWIQRVTATTPFLTLLFDCCHSGTVTRDAFGARARSLAPDTRRADQIGRRPGGVPTRSVTAPEGPSGWLPLHDRYVLIAGCRDDESAYEYRPSEADTPHGALTYFLVRALREATPGTTYRDVYDRIRPSVTAHSSKQHPQMEGALDRAVFGVRDLVPMPFVAVAARDGQTVTLGGGAAHGLTVGSEWDVYPAGTKTVAAASALGRLRVTGVEAAESRAEVVEEPRGGSIGLGARAVEVHRGASSPALRVDLGVPDAEARQRVAAEIDRSPVLQAVPEGAPADLRLVRLAPRGAVAEGDAVPQLGPLPEATWAAVGADGRLVCPPHPASRPGVETLMRENLETVARYRIALALDNPVPGPLRGSIDLRVQRLANGTWQDAEPEAGGEVVFEEGERLAFTVTNHHTGDVYVNVLDFGLAGAVSPLTVPGSNEALAPGNTLRVGYPKGIPLGFPATFPFVREPGDAEAVEGTETLKAFVTTRPTDFSALKQGGVRSADPSSGSSLSALLRRTFQGAPTRDLFIDEAEPGDDWTTVMRTFVLRRTSQGAPLGERGLDLGEITIRASGLEGQVRVLPPPRFSARTRSAAPTTGALDAVLAGEHVETLQTVEIQQARVPATRSLGAEPEIRVDVPAVEGHGQLLLATDESGVTTWHVAESQAATRSLGATQTFVIRDARPAPTATVATRGLVGAVGTKLIKRLVFPLIDPVLGAVGAHFAERWEEKRRPYALRPFTPADFRAPAAPLGADDWRRLGEGRSLLFVHGTFSRAHSAFGGLDAETLAALGDRYGGRVFAFDHFTLSHDPEANVRWLVEHLPDDAALDLDVVCHSRGGLVSRVLAEQQSALSLGARSLRVGTVVFVASPNAGTSLADPDHMGTLVDAYTNLLNFIPGSPVTDVLEGVVTVVKQLAVGALGGLDGLQAMRPGGPFLRDLNALNGRGDTRYLALGADYRATQPGLAAWVKNRLMGRIFGSANDLVVPTASVYADTDGDGVDLVAEADRHVFAADAAISHTGFFQHPDAQARLLTWLQA, from the coding sequence ATGGCTCCCTCGCCTCCTCGCAAGCGGGCGCTGCTCATCGGGATCGACGAGTACCCGAACCTCAGCGCGTTCCACCAGCTCGAGGGGTGCGTCAACGACGTCACCGCGATGGCGGGGCTGCTGCGCGACCGCTTCGGCTTCGCCGACGAGGACGTCACGGTCCTGACCAACGCGGCCGCGACGCGCGCCGGCATCCTCGCTGCGCTCGACCGGCTGGCGGACGCGGTGGAGGCGGACGACGTCGTGGTGGTCCACTACGCCGGGCACGGTTCACAGATCACCGACCTCGACGGCGACGAGCCCGACGGCCTCGACGAGACGATCGTCCCGCACGACGGCGTCCGCCAGTCGGGCCCCAACACGGACATCACCGACGACGAGATCCACGCCTGGATCCAGCGCGTCACGGCCACGACGCCGTTCCTCACGCTCCTCTTCGACTGCTGCCACTCGGGGACGGTCACGCGCGACGCGTTCGGCGCCCGTGCCCGCTCGCTCGCGCCCGACACGCGCCGCGCCGACCAGATCGGCCGCCGCCCCGGGGGCGTCCCCACGCGGAGCGTCACGGCGCCCGAGGGGCCGAGCGGCTGGCTTCCGCTCCACGACCGCTACGTCCTGATCGCGGGCTGCCGCGACGACGAGAGCGCCTACGAGTACCGCCCCTCGGAAGCCGACACGCCCCACGGCGCCCTCACCTACTTCCTCGTCCGCGCCCTGCGCGAGGCCACGCCCGGCACGACCTACCGCGACGTCTACGACCGCATCCGCCCGTCGGTCACGGCCCACTCGTCGAAGCAGCACCCCCAGATGGAAGGCGCCCTCGACCGGGCCGTCTTCGGCGTCCGCGACCTCGTGCCGATGCCGTTCGTCGCCGTCGCGGCGCGGGACGGGCAGACGGTGACGCTCGGCGGCGGAGCCGCGCACGGCCTGACCGTCGGCTCAGAGTGGGACGTCTACCCGGCCGGCACCAAGACCGTCGCGGCGGCCTCTGCCCTCGGCCGGCTCCGCGTGACCGGCGTCGAGGCCGCCGAGTCGCGGGCGGAGGTCGTGGAGGAGCCGAGGGGCGGGTCGATCGGCCTCGGCGCGCGGGCCGTCGAGGTACACCGCGGGGCGTCGAGCCCGGCGCTCCGCGTGGACCTGGGCGTGCCCGACGCCGAGGCCCGCCAGCGCGTCGCGGCCGAGATCGACCGGTCGCCCGTGCTCCAGGCCGTGCCGGAGGGGGCGCCCGCCGACCTCCGGCTGGTCCGGCTGGCGCCGCGCGGCGCCGTGGCCGAGGGCGACGCCGTCCCCCAACTCGGCCCCCTCCCCGAGGCGACGTGGGCCGCCGTCGGCGCGGACGGGCGGCTGGTGTGCCCGCCCCACCCGGCGTCGAGGCCCGGCGTCGAGACGCTGATGCGGGAGAACCTCGAGACGGTCGCCCGCTACCGGATCGCCCTCGCCCTCGACAACCCAGTGCCCGGCCCGCTCCGCGGCTCCATCGACCTCCGGGTCCAACGGCTCGCCAACGGCACGTGGCAGGACGCCGAGCCCGAGGCGGGCGGCGAGGTCGTGTTCGAGGAAGGCGAGCGGCTGGCCTTCACCGTGACCAACCACCACACGGGGGACGTCTACGTCAACGTCCTCGACTTCGGCCTGGCCGGCGCCGTGTCGCCGCTGACGGTGCCGGGCTCGAACGAGGCGCTGGCGCCGGGCAACACCCTGCGGGTGGGCTACCCCAAGGGGATCCCGCTCGGCTTCCCCGCGACGTTCCCGTTCGTGCGGGAGCCCGGCGACGCCGAGGCGGTCGAGGGGACGGAGACGCTCAAGGCGTTCGTCACCACCCGCCCCACCGACTTCTCCGCGCTGAAGCAGGGCGGCGTCCGCTCGGCCGACCCCAGCAGCGGGTCGAGCCTCTCGGCGCTCCTGCGCCGGACGTTCCAGGGGGCCCCGACCCGCGACCTGTTCATCGACGAGGCGGAGCCCGGTGACGACTGGACGACGGTCATGCGCACGTTCGTCCTCCGCCGCACCAGCCAGGGCGCCCCGCTCGGCGAGCGCGGCCTCGACCTGGGCGAGATCACGATCCGGGCGAGCGGGCTGGAGGGGCAGGTCCGCGTGCTCCCCCCGCCGCGGTTCAGCGCCCGCACCCGGAGCGCCGCGCCGACGACGGGCGCGCTCGACGCCGTGCTGGCGGGCGAGCACGTCGAGACGCTCCAGACGGTCGAGATCCAGCAGGCCCGGGTGCCCGCCACGCGCAGCCTGGGCGCCGAGCCCGAGATCCGGGTCGACGTGCCGGCCGTCGAGGGCCACGGCCAGCTCCTGCTGGCGACCGACGAGAGCGGCGTCACGACGTGGCACGTCGCGGAGTCGCAGGCGGCCACGCGCAGCCTGGGCGCCACGCAGACGTTCGTGATCCGCGACGCCCGGCCCGCTCCGACGGCGACGGTCGCCACGCGTGGGCTCGTGGGCGCGGTCGGGACGAAGCTTATCAAGCGGCTCGTCTTCCCCCTCATCGACCCGGTCCTCGGCGCCGTCGGGGCCCACTTCGCCGAGCGTTGGGAGGAGAAACGGCGGCCCTACGCCCTCCGCCCGTTCACGCCCGCCGACTTCCGGGCGCCCGCCGCCCCGCTCGGCGCCGACGACTGGCGGCGGCTCGGGGAGGGCCGGTCGCTCCTGTTCGTCCACGGCACCTTCAGTCGGGCCCACTCGGCCTTCGGCGGGCTCGACGCCGAGACGCTGGCCGCGCTCGGCGACCGCTACGGCGGGCGCGTGTTCGCCTTCGACCACTTTACGCTCTCGCACGACCCCGAGGCCAACGTCCGCTGGCTGGTCGAGCACCTCCCGGACGACGCCGCGCTCGACCTCGACGTGGTGTGCCACTCGCGCGGGGGGCTCGTCAGCCGGGTCCTCGCCGAGCAGCAGAGCGCGCTGTCGCTGGGCGCGCGATCACTGCGCGTCGGGACGGTCGTGTTCGTGGCGTCGCCGAACGCCGGCACCTCCCTCGCCGACCCCGACCACATGGGGACGCTGGTGGACGCCTACACCAACCTCCTCAACTTCATCCCCGGCTCCCCCGTGACCGACGTCCTGGAGGGCGTGGTGACCGTCGTGAAGCAGCTCGCCGTGGGCGCCCTCGGGGGGCTCGACGGGCTCCAGGCGATGCGGCCGGGCGGGCCCTTCCTCCGCGACCTCAACGCCCTCAACGGGCGCGGCGACACCCGCTACCTCGCCCTCGGCGCCGACTACCGGGCCACGCAGCCGGGGCTGGCGGCGTGGGTCAAGAACCGGCTGATGGGCCGCATCTTCGGATCCGCGAACGACCTCGTCGTCCCCACCGCGAGCGTCTACGCCGACACCGACGGCGACGGGGTGGACCTGGTCGCCGAGGCGGACCGCCACGTCTTCGCCGCCGACGCGGCGATCTCGCACACCGGGTTCTTCCAGCATCCCGACGCGCAGGCCCGCCTGCTCACGTGGCTCCAGGCCTGA